The Thunnus albacares chromosome 21, fThuAlb1.1, whole genome shotgun sequence genome window below encodes:
- the LOC122972656 gene encoding GTPase IMAP family member 7-like: MADSETPMEAKTRRGSTGSMDKPMNFRLVLVGKTGAGKSSSGNNILGRDAFRAAVSQASVTSECSKAKDKVFDREVSVVDTPGIFDTLQADDAVTREIYKCINMSAPGPHAILLVIQAGVFKDKDGVAVRKVEEIFGADFWRYTIILFTHGDKVKSDFEQMLKGVRGELEEVLKKVENRYHVFNNNKCNDRGQVLDLLEKVEKMKFTNGDKFYSNPDYQKREKMLDQREKELREFNSIKHQEDIEVVKRKYGKMSSEAQREHPQMQKRLQSELKELNRYYHTLRSLVHHVVEQTADGFDEIKKKFHETLRVN; the protein is encoded by the exons TCAGGCTGGTTCTTGTTGGGAAGACTGGAGCAGGAAAGAGCTCCAGTGGAAACAACATACTGGGAAGAGATGCCTTcagagctgctgtcagtcaggcctcag TGACCAGTGAATGCAGCAAAGCGAAAGATAAAGTCTTTGACAGAGAGGTTTCTGTGGTCGACACTCCCGGCATCTTTGACACCTTGCAGGCTGATGATGCAGTGACGAGAGAGATCTACAAATGCATCAACATGTCGGCCCCGGGGCCCCACGCCATCCTGCTGGTCATCCAGGCGGGGGTTTTTAAAGACAAAGATGGAGTCGCTGTTAGGAAGGTGGAGGAGATCTTTGGGGCGGATTTCTGGAGATACACCATCATCCTCTTCACCCATGGAGATAAGGTCAAGTCAGACTTTGAACAGATGCTGAAGGGGGTGCGAGGTGAGCTGGAGGAGGTCCTGAAGAAGGTGGAGAACAGATATCACgtcttcaacaacaacaaatgcaaCGATCGTGGTCAGGTCCTGGATCTGCTGGAGAAAGTGGAGAAGATGAAATTTACCAACGGAGATAAGTTTTACTCCAACCCCGACTACCAGAAGAGGGAGAAGATGTTGGATCAGAGGGAGAAAGAACTCAGAGAGTTCAACTCGATCAAACATCAGGAGGACATAGAAGTTGTGAAGAGAAAGTACGGGAAGATGTCGAGTGAAGCTCAACGGGAGCATCCACAAATGCAGAAACGACTGCAGTCTGAGCTGAAGGAACTGAATCGCTACTATCACACTTTAAGGAGCTTAGTCCATCATGTTGTCGAGCAGACAGCTGACGGCTTTgatgaaattaagaaaaagttTCATGAGACCTTGAGGGTGAACTGA